In one Sneathia sanguinegens genomic region, the following are encoded:
- a CDS encoding transcription antitermination factor NusB: MIKEDIIDILEAVIDDEKYSNIEINYKFNHNKYTREQKNFIKNIVSVVLKNLIYLDYILDKFTKHISKRRIRHLLRLSLTQIIFTKADNKGVVYEANEIAKNINEYQAKFVNSTLKKIIVKLPELNKEIEDNKLWDKKYSYPKDIFQKIKIDYEQEYLEILKALKKRTYLSIRLNQDLVNVDEFCLANKDEILFRVDSVIYLKSNKCLEKLQENEYFIQDAASYLVAKNVNAKKEDVVLDACSSPGGKALCIMNIQKPKKLIATDIYEHKIDLLNSVKEKYGFENMKVELKDATKANNFEKEMFDKILLDVPCSGLGVLKRKPEKLYRVKLADIKALKKIQKKIVEMNLPYLKIGGELIYSTCTITKNENTNNIKYILEKYPFLEVCPLEIPKQIHYIKDEIGGIYLDYRNEFLDNFYIIKLRKKNGN, from the coding sequence ATGATAAAAGAAGATATAATAGACATATTAGAAGCGGTAATAGATGATGAAAAATATAGTAATATAGAAATTAATTATAAATTTAATCATAATAAATATACAAGGGAACAAAAGAATTTTATAAAAAATATAGTTAGTGTAGTTTTAAAAAATTTAATCTACCTTGACTATATTTTAGATAAATTTACAAAGCATATTAGTAAAAGAAGAATAAGACATTTATTAAGACTATCTTTGACACAGATAATTTTTACAAAAGCAGATAATAAAGGAGTAGTTTATGAAGCAAATGAAATAGCTAAGAATATAAATGAATATCAAGCTAAGTTTGTTAATTCTACTCTAAAGAAAATAATAGTAAAGCTGCCAGAACTTAATAAAGAAATAGAAGATAATAAATTGTGGGATAAAAAGTATTCATATCCAAAGGACATTTTCCAAAAAATAAAAATAGATTATGAACAAGAATATTTAGAAATATTAAAAGCATTGAAAAAAAGGACTTATTTGTCAATTAGATTAAATCAAGATTTAGTTAATGTTGACGAATTTTGCTTGGCTAATAAAGATGAAATTCTATTTAGAGTAGATAGTGTAATTTATTTGAAATCAAATAAATGTTTGGAAAAATTACAAGAAAATGAATATTTTATTCAAGATGCAGCTTCTTATTTAGTAGCTAAAAATGTAAATGCAAAAAAAGAAGATGTGGTATTAGATGCTTGTAGTAGTCCAGGTGGTAAAGCTTTATGTATAATGAATATACAAAAGCCTAAAAAGTTAATAGCTACTGATATATATGAACATAAAATAGATTTGCTTAATAGTGTGAAAGAGAAATATGGTTTTGAAAATATGAAAGTAGAGTTAAAGGATGCTACGAAGGCAAATAATTTTGAAAAAGAAATGTTTGATAAAATTTTATTAGATGTTCCTTGTTCAGGTTTAGGAGTTTTAAAAAGAAAACCTGAAAAACTATATAGAGTTAAGTTGGCAGATATAAAAGCCTTAAAGAAAATACAGAAAAAAATAGTAGAAATGAATTTACCTTATCTAAAAATTGGAGGAGAATTAATATATAGCACTTGTACCATAACAAAAAATGAGAATACAAATAATATTAAATATATATTAGAAAAATATCCTTTTCTTGAAGTTTGTCCCTTAGAAATACCAAAACAAATTCATTATATTAAAGATGAAATTGGAGGTATTTATTTAGATTATAGAAATGAATTTCTTGATAATTTCTATATTATTAAATTAAGGAAGAAAAATGGAAATTAA
- a CDS encoding ankyrin repeat domain-containing protein, which translates to MKKILIVLLLLPWLSFSKDYIFEYNKNIEKEKEITKLFNAIKTKNNIYAKMLLEKKKKENSKSYNIPWDIEKDENIDPNIKDVQGYTPVIIACMYDNLEILEFLIKQGANLNCSHPILGKTMLATAIAYNSTKVAIYLITHHKEMINQASQSDGWLAIEEAVLKENKEVLLELLKNGADIRKKDKRGNNAYDLATRHGKGAIVKILRDYELSKSK; encoded by the coding sequence ATGAAAAAAATTTTGATAGTATTGCTTTTGTTACCCTGGCTTTCTTTCTCTAAGGATTATATCTTTGAGTATAATAAAAATATTGAAAAAGAAAAAGAAATAACAAAATTATTTAATGCTATTAAAACAAAAAATAACATATATGCCAAAATGTTATTAGAAAAAAAGAAGAAAGAAAATTCAAAGTCATATAATATTCCCTGGGACATTGAAAAAGATGAAAATATTGATCCCAATATTAAGGATGTGCAAGGGTATACCCCAGTTATTATCGCATGTATGTATGATAATCTTGAAATACTAGAGTTCTTGATAAAACAAGGAGCAAATTTAAATTGTTCTCATCCCATTTTGGGTAAAACTATGTTAGCAACAGCTATAGCATATAATTCAACAAAGGTAGCTATTTACCTTATAACTCATCATAAAGAAATGATTAATCAAGCTAGTCAATCTGATGGTTGGTTAGCAATAGAAGAGGCAGTTTTGAAAGAAAATAAGGAAGTATTATTAGAATTATTGAAAAATGGTGCTGATATAAGGAAAAAAGATAAAAGAGGAAATAATGCATATGATTTAGCAACAAGACATGGTAAGGGAGCTATAGTTAAAATATTAAGAGATTATGAATTAAGTAAATCAAAATAG
- the rimM gene encoding ribosome maturation factor RimM (Essential for efficient processing of 16S rRNA) has protein sequence MDNSTYYIGKITSTHKLAGSVKVSTKFMDLVSLVDKNVLISKGTDIKVLKIEKIENANKSRAIFTFSNVDNIDDAKKIVGYNIDIRKDLIPDYEEEKSIIGYQVYENSCNIGQVIDILETAAHDILIVEGEKEIMIPFIDIFVKEIDDEKEQIKVELIEGMR, from the coding sequence ATGGATAATAGTACATACTATATTGGTAAGATAACAAGTACACATAAATTAGCAGGTTCTGTTAAGGTTAGTACAAAATTTATGGACTTAGTGAGTCTTGTTGATAAAAATGTTTTAATTTCTAAGGGAACAGATATTAAAGTTCTAAAAATAGAAAAAATTGAAAATGCTAATAAATCTCGAGCTATTTTTACTTTTTCTAATGTAGATAATATAGATGATGCAAAAAAAATTGTAGGATATAATATAGACATTAGAAAAGATCTAATACCAGATTATGAAGAAGAAAAATCTATAATAGGTTATCAAGTTTATGAAAATTCTTGTAATATAGGACAAGTAATAGATATTTTAGAAACAGCTGCACATGATATTTTGATTGTAGAAGGTGAGAAAGAAATAATGATACCTTTTATAGACATATTCGTAAAAGAAATAGACGATGAAAAAGAGCAAATAAAAGTTGAACTTATAGAGGGTATGAGATGA
- the ptsP gene encoding phosphoenolpyruvate--protein phosphotransferase: protein MIRLTGIGASEGISLGKALIYTDDKIDLESLKQSSLSVEAELIKLNDGVTKTKSQLLAIRERVREKLGEDKASIFDAHIELLEDEDLQDGIKERITSQSMSAAYAIYEGIEETCKILSQLDDAYLKERVSDLKDICKRWIKNTLGMRIKDLSILEPNTIVITEDLTPSDTAQLDLDHCAGFITEVGGKTAHSAIMARSLEIPAVVGVKNIVQTVKDGEFLVLDGERGLIYLSPTEEVIEAYKSKKKAYIKEKEELKKIKDLPAITACGERTVKVMGNIGKPEDIDAVIAAGGEGVGLYRTEFLFMNSDHLPTEDEQYRAYRIVAEKLKGKPVTIRTMDIGGDKELPYLDLPKEMNPFLGYRAIRISLTHKDMFKTQLRAILRASAYGKIKIMYPMVCSINEIRKSNEILKECMKELDEIGKVYDRNIEVGIMVETPSTAMIAYKFAKEVDFFSIGTNDLTQYFLAVDRGNEKVSALYSAYNPAVLEAIQKVIDAGHDRGITVSMCGEFAGDRKATEILLGMGLDSFSMSAGSILAVKKKIRDLKYEDAKKYRDIILSKNTPEEVIDALN from the coding sequence ATGATAAGATTGACAGGAATAGGTGCTTCTGAAGGAATATCTCTAGGAAAAGCACTTATTTATACAGATGATAAAATAGATTTAGAATCTTTAAAACAATCTAGTTTATCGGTTGAAGCAGAATTAATTAAATTAAATGATGGTGTTACAAAGACAAAATCTCAACTTTTAGCAATTAGAGAAAGAGTAAGAGAAAAATTAGGAGAAGATAAGGCCTCAATATTTGATGCACATATTGAATTATTAGAAGATGAAGATCTTCAAGATGGTATAAAAGAAAGAATTACTTCACAATCAATGAGTGCCGCATATGCAATATATGAAGGAATAGAAGAAACATGTAAGATTTTATCACAATTAGATGATGCCTATTTGAAAGAAAGAGTTAGCGATTTAAAAGATATTTGTAAAAGATGGATAAAAAATACTTTAGGAATGAGAATAAAAGATTTATCTATTTTAGAACCAAATACTATAGTTATAACAGAAGATTTAACACCTTCTGATACAGCTCAATTAGACCTTGACCATTGTGCTGGATTTATAACTGAAGTAGGTGGAAAAACAGCTCACTCAGCTATTATGGCAAGATCTCTTGAAATACCAGCAGTTGTTGGTGTTAAAAATATTGTACAAACAGTAAAAGATGGGGAATTCTTAGTTTTAGACGGTGAAAGAGGACTAATATACCTATCTCCAACAGAAGAAGTTATTGAAGCATATAAAAGTAAGAAAAAAGCATATATAAAAGAAAAAGAAGAACTTAAAAAAATAAAAGATTTACCTGCTATAACAGCTTGTGGAGAAAGAACTGTTAAAGTTATGGGTAATATAGGTAAACCTGAAGATATAGATGCAGTAATAGCTGCAGGTGGTGAAGGTGTAGGACTTTATAGAACAGAATTCCTATTTATGAATTCAGATCACTTGCCAACAGAAGATGAACAATATAGAGCATATAGAATAGTTGCTGAAAAATTAAAAGGTAAGCCTGTTACAATCAGAACAATGGATATAGGTGGAGATAAGGAATTACCATACTTAGATTTACCAAAGGAAATGAATCCATTCTTGGGTTATAGAGCAATAAGAATTTCATTAACACATAAAGATATGTTTAAGACTCAATTGAGAGCTATATTAAGAGCAAGTGCATATGGAAAAATAAAAATAATGTATCCTATGGTTTGTTCTATAAATGAAATAAGAAAATCTAATGAAATTTTGAAAGAATGTATGAAAGAATTAGATGAAATAGGTAAGGTATATGACAGAAATATAGAAGTTGGTATAATGGTTGAAACACCATCAACAGCAATGATAGCTTATAAATTTGCAAAAGAAGTTGACTTCTTCTCAATAGGAACTAATGATTTAACACAATATTTCTTAGCAGTAGATAGAGGAAATGAAAAAGTTTCTGCATTGTATAGTGCATATAATCCTGCAGTATTAGAAGCTATACAAAAAGTAATAGATGCAGGACATGATAGAGGAATTACTGTAAGTATGTGTGGTGAATTTGCAGGAGATAGAAAAGCAACAGAAATACTATTAGGTATGGGTCTTGATTCATTCTCTATGAGTGCAGGATCAATATTAGCAGTTAAGAAAAAAATTAGAGATTTAAAATATGAAGATGCTAAAAAATATAGAGATATAATTTTAAGTAAAAATACTCCGGAAGAAGTTATAGATGCACTTAATTAG
- a CDS encoding alanine racemase, translating into MAELIIYKKRLISNLKKIREYSSNNIYVLKANAYGMGIENIAKILLEEGENFFAVSNIEEALKIRKLDAKCRIMILGDVDKKDLELVKKYIFEPTLFSEKQIKKYKDIAVHLSFNTGLNRLGFDKLVDFPKILSVYSHISDAFNEKRVKEQIEKFEAFARHYPNIPKHLFSTETLLKYGKKYEYCRIGMGLYGFNEGFLKVAYLKVKVLQQRLVKKGEYIFYGSSNKAKKDMQIAILELGYKDINIQNACMDMMYMPIDKKLADYVYIDIQSEKQLASLSTLIKRRIIDK; encoded by the coding sequence ATGGCAGAATTAATAATATACAAAAAAAGATTGATAAGTAATTTGAAAAAAATAAGAGAATATTCATCTAATAATATTTATGTTTTAAAAGCAAATGCTTATGGTATGGGCATAGAAAATATAGCAAAAATCTTGTTAGAAGAAGGTGAGAATTTTTTTGCTGTTAGTAATATTGAAGAAGCTTTAAAAATTAGAAAATTAGATGCTAAGTGTAGAATTATGATTTTAGGAGATGTAGATAAAAAAGATCTTGAATTAGTTAAAAAATATATTTTTGAGCCTACCTTATTTTCAGAAAAACAAATAAAAAAATATAAAGACATAGCTGTACATTTGTCTTTTAATACAGGACTTAATAGATTAGGTTTTGATAAATTAGTAGATTTTCCTAAAATTTTGAGTGTATATTCACATATTTCTGATGCCTTTAATGAAAAAAGAGTAAAAGAACAAATAGAAAAATTTGAAGCTTTTGCAAGACATTATCCAAATATACCTAAACACCTATTTTCAACTGAAACCTTGTTAAAATATGGTAAAAAATATGAATATTGTAGAATAGGTATGGGACTTTATGGTTTTAATGAAGGTTTTTTAAAAGTTGCTTATCTAAAGGTTAAAGTTTTGCAACAAAGGTTAGTAAAAAAAGGCGAGTATATATTTTATGGTAGTTCTAATAAAGCAAAAAAAGATATGCAAATAGCGATATTAGAATTAGGATATAAGGATATTAATATACAAAATGCTTGTATGGACATGATGTATATGCCAATAGACAAAAAATTAGCAGATTATGTGTACATCGATATACAATCAGAAAAACAATTAGCTAGTTTATCGACACTTATAAAAAGAAGGATAATAGATAAATAA
- a CDS encoding PTS-dependent dihydroxyacetone kinase phosphotransferase subunit DhaM: MVGIVIISHCNKMCENLINFLDVFKTSDFELVNGSDENVKFGTTKDYVVKAIKKANKGQGVLILLDLGSSIDCAMQAKKEVEKEIRVEIADAPLVEGAISAVAGNDESIDLETLRKIAEDSRNFRKVKND; encoded by the coding sequence ATGGTAGGTATAGTAATAATAAGTCATTGCAATAAAATGTGTGAAAATTTAATAAATTTTTTAGATGTATTTAAGACAAGTGATTTTGAATTAGTTAATGGTTCAGATGAAAATGTAAAATTTGGTACAACTAAAGACTATGTAGTTAAAGCTATAAAAAAAGCAAATAAAGGGCAAGGAGTTCTTATTTTATTAGATTTAGGAAGTTCTATAGATTGTGCTATGCAAGCAAAAAAAGAAGTTGAAAAGGAAATAAGAGTTGAAATAGCGGATGCACCTTTAGTTGAAGGAGCAATTTCTGCAGTAGCAGGGAATGATGAAAGTATTGATTTAGAAACTTTGAGAAAAATTGCAGAAGATAGTAGAAATTTCAGAAAGGTTAAGAATGATTAA
- a CDS encoding NUDIX domain-containing protein: MEINVDKDVEEILFKLKKMGQAYIVGGYIRDKLLGIESKDIDIATDIDKKIILELFSEYKPIINSEKYQLISFKHKDKRYEITRLREDKGIFDGRNPKEINFIDDIKVDLKRRDFTINAFAYNGIKLIDIFLSYQDLNNKIIRVIGEPEQRLKEDRIRILRAFRFVAKCNFDLEDNLKKAIEALARDKNLFSFFSKDRLLLEFNKIIVLPYADKALELMFSLNILKHFIPIFSNLTFNKEVFKMICEKYKYMLRVYKNIDLELAYTVLFSFSGKKKLNYERSYEKDSIVYYEDFKNTFKFFTINNVKNLIYYHNIIDKKLSLIMLKRMLLDLVNNKTVCKLFNLIMILYKLDIENILKILYNIQRLYMAEEPVFLSDLDLDNVDLYNLGLNNKKFIEMKMWAFSAVLKGKIANYKYDILLYILDKYAKHKKLLYEKSSGAVVYRKYEGKYQFLIIQGINEKSFGFPKGHIEQNETEEQAAIRETKEETNIDIAINTKYKQRLKYILGENTYKEVSIFVAEAINYDILIDKKELVFAEWLDYKQAMKTLTFSSQRNILKKAMLYIYN, encoded by the coding sequence ATGGAAATTAATGTTGATAAAGATGTTGAAGAAATTCTTTTTAAATTAAAAAAAATGGGACAGGCCTATATTGTTGGAGGCTATATTAGAGATAAATTGTTGGGTATAGAAAGCAAAGATATTGATATAGCAACAGATATAGATAAAAAAATAATATTAGAACTTTTTTCTGAATATAAACCTATAATTAATTCTGAAAAATATCAATTAATATCTTTTAAGCATAAAGATAAGAGATATGAAATTACAAGATTAAGGGAAGATAAAGGTATTTTTGATGGAAGAAATCCTAAGGAAATAAATTTTATTGATGATATAAAAGTAGATTTAAAAAGAAGAGATTTTACAATAAATGCTTTTGCCTATAATGGAATAAAACTTATCGATATATTTTTAAGTTATCAAGATTTAAATAATAAGATAATAAGAGTTATAGGTGAACCAGAACAAAGGTTAAAGGAAGATAGAATTAGAATTTTAAGGGCCTTCAGATTTGTTGCAAAGTGCAATTTTGATTTAGAGGATAATTTAAAAAAAGCAATAGAAGCTTTGGCTCGGGATAAAAATCTTTTTTCTTTTTTTTCAAAAGATAGACTTTTACTAGAATTTAATAAAATTATAGTATTACCATATGCTGATAAGGCTTTGGAGTTAATGTTTTCATTGAATATTTTGAAGCATTTTATTCCTATTTTTTCTAATCTTACTTTTAATAAAGAAGTATTTAAAATGATTTGTGAAAAATATAAGTATATGTTGAGGGTATATAAGAATATTGATTTAGAATTGGCATATACTGTTCTTTTTTCATTTTCAGGAAAGAAAAAATTAAACTATGAAAGATCTTATGAAAAGGATAGTATAGTCTACTATGAAGATTTTAAAAATACTTTTAAATTTTTTACTATAAATAATGTTAAAAATTTGATATATTATCATAATATTATAGATAAGAAACTTTCTTTAATAATGTTAAAAAGAATGTTACTAGATTTGGTTAATAATAAGACAGTTTGTAAATTATTTAATCTAATAATGATTTTATATAAATTAGATATAGAGAATATACTTAAAATTCTATATAATATACAAAGACTATATATGGCAGAAGAACCAGTATTTTTATCAGATTTAGATTTAGACAATGTTGATTTATATAATTTAGGCTTGAATAATAAAAAGTTTATAGAAATGAAAATGTGGGCGTTTTCTGCAGTATTAAAAGGTAAAATAGCAAATTATAAATATGATATTTTACTATATATTTTAGATAAATATGCTAAACATAAAAAATTATTATATGAAAAGAGTTCAGGAGCAGTAGTTTATAGAAAATATGAAGGAAAATATCAATTTTTGATAATACAGGGAATAAATGAAAAAAGTTTTGGTTTTCCTAAGGGACATATAGAGCAAAATGAAACAGAAGAACAAGCGGCAATAAGAGAAACAAAGGAGGAAACAAATATAGACATTGCTATAAATACAAAATATAAGCAGAGATTAAAATATATATTAGGTGAAAATACATATAAAGAGGTAAGTATCTTTGTAGCAGAGGCTATTAATTATGATATTTTAATCGACAAAAAGGAATTAGTTTTTGCTGAATGGCTAGATTATAAACAAGCTATGAAGACTTTAACTTTTTCATCACAAAGAAATATTTTGAAAAAAGCTATGCTTTATATTTATAATTAA
- a CDS encoding formate/nitrite transporter family protein — MKTISELLEYVIEAGKHREEKNLLQLAILAILSGIFIALGAVGNIFVSSDIFFTNINLAKFLGACVFPVGLIAIILLKFELFTSNCMMTIAVIEKKMKLSKMFKILFIVWIFNLVGGVIIAFITYKTGTFNENSIKVLQVYAHHKVTTGAVDMILKGVMCNILVCTASLLGYIAKDGISKIFGIWFPIMLFILLGYSHVVANMLYLPLSYMYGFEGVTIQAILYNFLFVTIGNFIGGGIIVTMGLWYANKK; from the coding sequence ATGAAAACAATATCGGAATTATTAGAATATGTAATAGAGGCTGGAAAGCATAGAGAAGAAAAGAATCTATTACAATTAGCAATACTTGCAATATTATCAGGAATATTCATTGCCCTAGGAGCAGTAGGTAATATTTTTGTTAGTTCAGATATATTTTTTACAAATATAAATTTAGCTAAATTCTTGGGAGCTTGTGTGTTTCCAGTAGGATTAATAGCAATAATTTTGCTTAAATTTGAACTTTTTACAAGCAATTGTATGATGACTATAGCAGTTATAGAAAAGAAAATGAAGTTAAGTAAAATGTTTAAAATACTATTTATAGTATGGATATTTAATCTTGTTGGTGGAGTAATAATAGCATTTATTACATATAAAACAGGTACATTTAATGAAAATTCTATAAAAGTTTTACAAGTATATGCCCATCATAAGGTTACGACTGGTGCAGTAGATATGATTTTAAAAGGAGTAATGTGTAATATTTTAGTTTGTACAGCTTCTCTTTTAGGTTATATTGCTAAGGATGGGATTTCTAAAATTTTTGGTATTTGGTTTCCAATAATGCTATTTATTCTTTTGGGTTATAGCCATGTTGTAGCTAATATGCTATATTTACCACTATCATATATGTATGGCTTTGAAGGTGTTACTATACAAGCCATATTGTATAATTTTCTATTTGTTACAATAGGTAATTTTATTGGTGGTGGAATAATAGTAACTATGGGACTATGGTATGCAAATAAAAAATAA
- the trmD gene encoding tRNA (guanosine(37)-N1)-methyltransferase TrmD: MKISILTLFPELFDLYLSQTILKRAVENNYLEFELINIRDYSTNTYHQVDDTPYGGGAGMLLKPEPFFKYFFEQKEKGRKPYVIFVSPQGKALNQEKINELKEKEDIVLISGRYEGLDQRVIDRYVDEEISIGDFVLTSGDLPALCILDSIARQVDGVITEESYKTDSFFNGLLGFPQYTKPSKLGRHEVPAVLLSGNHKEIENYRFIESVKKTIKNRPDLIAKKLQEDDEFRKMIEDLL, from the coding sequence ATGAAAATAAGCATATTAACTTTATTTCCGGAACTTTTTGACCTATACTTATCACAAACAATTTTAAAAAGGGCGGTTGAAAATAATTATTTAGAATTTGAACTAATAAATATTAGAGATTATTCTACAAATACATATCATCAAGTCGATGATACACCTTATGGTGGAGGTGCAGGAATGCTACTTAAGCCAGAACCTTTTTTCAAATATTTTTTTGAACAAAAAGAAAAAGGAAGAAAACCTTATGTGATTTTTGTTAGTCCACAAGGTAAGGCTTTAAATCAAGAAAAAATAAATGAATTGAAGGAAAAGGAAGACATAGTTTTAATATCAGGAAGATATGAAGGCTTAGATCAAAGAGTAATTGATAGATATGTAGATGAAGAAATAAGTATAGGAGATTTTGTTTTAACAAGTGGGGATTTACCAGCTTTATGTATTTTGGATTCTATTGCTAGGCAAGTAGACGGAGTTATTACAGAAGAATCATATAAAACAGATTCTTTCTTTAATGGACTTTTAGGGTTTCCACAATATACAAAACCAAGTAAATTAGGACGCCACGAAGTTCCAGCAGTTTTATTAAGCGGTAATCATAAGGAAATAGAAAATTATAGATTTATTGAAAGTGTTAAGAAGACTATAAAAAATAGACCGGATTTGATTGCAAAAAAATTGCAAGAAGATGATGAATTTAGAAAAATGATAGAGGATTTATTATGA
- a CDS encoding DJ-1 family glyoxalase III, whose product MKKVALTLVSDFEIVEAMAPLDMLRRAGIYVDVISVENKDYVKSAINVEIKVDKKLKDVDLSNYDLVILPGGPGTKNYYDHKEELLDKVKENYNNKKMVSAICAGPSVLANLGILEGRKAISFPSFQHVLVENKAELVNEQVVVSDNVITGRAAAASIDFGLKLVEMLEGKEKRAEVEKAIVY is encoded by the coding sequence ATGAAAAAAGTTGCATTGACATTAGTTAGTGATTTTGAAATAGTAGAAGCAATGGCTCCTTTAGATATGTTAAGAAGAGCTGGTATATATGTAGATGTAATATCAGTTGAAAATAAGGATTATGTAAAAAGTGCGATTAATGTTGAAATAAAGGTAGACAAAAAGTTAAAGGATGTAGATTTATCAAATTATGATTTAGTTATTTTACCTGGAGGACCAGGAACAAAGAATTACTATGACCATAAGGAAGAATTATTGGATAAGGTAAAGGAAAATTACAATAATAAGAAAATGGTTTCAGCAATTTGTGCGGGGCCTTCTGTCTTAGCTAATTTAGGAATATTAGAAGGTAGAAAAGCTATATCTTTCCCTAGTTTTCAACATGTCTTAGTAGAAAATAAGGCAGAATTAGTAAATGAACAAGTTGTTGTATCAGATAATGTTATTACAGGTCGTGCAGCAGCTGCATCAATTGATTTTGGATTAAAACTTGTTGAAATGTTAGAAGGTAAAGAAAAAAGAGCTGAAGTTGAAAAAGCAATAGTATATTAG
- a CDS encoding RNA methyltransferase, producing MRDKIFVGLVHYPVYNKNHEIVATSVTNFDIHDISRTSRTYDINKYYIITPVESQKELTKRIMGYWQEGDGIGFNKDRNEAFENTRLVSSIEEAMKNIEELTGKKPKIVTTSAKIHKNSISFSDMSKHILEIEDPILLLFGTGFGLIDEVMEKSYKIIEPIRANTKYNHLSVRAAVSIILDRLLGEN from the coding sequence ATGAGAGATAAAATTTTTGTAGGTTTAGTTCACTATCCAGTATATAATAAAAATCATGAAATTGTAGCTACTTCAGTTACAAATTTTGATATACATGATATTTCAAGAACAAGTAGAACTTATGATATAAATAAATACTATATCATAACTCCAGTAGAGTCACAAAAAGAATTAACAAAAAGAATAATGGGGTATTGGCAAGAAGGTGATGGTATAGGTTTTAACAAGGATAGAAATGAGGCTTTTGAAAATACAAGACTTGTTTCTAGTATAGAAGAAGCAATGAAAAATATAGAAGAATTAACAGGTAAAAAACCTAAAATAGTTACGACTTCAGCTAAAATTCATAAAAATAGTATAAGTTTTTCGGATATGAGTAAGCATATTTTAGAAATAGAAGATCCGATATTACTTTTATTTGGTACAGGGTTTGGTCTTATTGATGAGGTTATGGAAAAGTCATACAAAATAATTGAACCTATAAGGGCAAATACAAAATATAATCATTTATCAGTTAGAGCAGCAGTTAGTATAATATTAGATAGATTGTTAGGAGAAAATTAA